In Nycticebus coucang isolate mNycCou1 chromosome 5, mNycCou1.pri, whole genome shotgun sequence, the DNA window TCACATTCTCCCCCCAACCCAAATTTAGATTTTATAGTTTGCGAGTAAGTCACCTTTATATACTAGCTAACTTCAAAATGATCAATCCTGACTGACCATCTCTAGCAACCCTCCTGGTCCCTGGCTGATCCGTGACCTCCTCACTACCGCAGCACCACAATTTAAAAGTGCTGGGGCTTGGACTTCCAATTCCCTTCATGGACGGCTGAAGGAGCCAGCACTGAAGGTCTGCACTGCCCTCCAGTTCCACAGCCTTGGGCTGTTCCAGAAACACAGTTACACTCCAGTTTGCTATGGCATCTGCCACTCCTGAAGTTTCTATTCCTACCCATGTACAGTGAGTACACTGTACCCACACACGTGTGGCTGTGGCCCGGCAGCTAGCTAGCATAGGGCTGCGAGAGGCACTTCTCTTGGACTGCTTACATCTGATTTCCTTGGGTCAACAGGACATGCTTCCTAAAGTCAGAAATTTTTATTCATGTCCCTCCACAAACCTTTATTTCCACAAAATGCAAGCTCCACAGCTGTTCAATTGATGAACCTCTTCATTTCTTGAGAAGTCTCTAAACAAGTGATCAACAAGTGTACACGTATCTTTCCAGTTTCTGCCTGCCAGGTCTCAGGCAGGAGTGTCCCTCATCCACAAGAAGTACTAAGTGGCTCCTAAATCCTGCCAGAGTCATTTCTGAATCTCATTAGACAAAACCCAAAGACAGCACCATCTCTAGTCATGTCAGCAGTGTACTGTTTTTGAGGAAAAGAATTAGCAACCTTGTGAGTCCAACTGCCACTGGTAAAGCCCTTATGTGTGGGGCAGAAAGCAGAAgaaggaaagcaaagaagaaaataaatggaggGGAGTGAGAGGTGAGGGGAATCACTAAAATGCCGCCAGCTGTCACAAGTGTTactgtgttttctcatttattttgctACACTCAAAAATCTGTTACAAAAGCAACACCAGCCAGGTGTGTTGGTACCCCAATTTTCCATCTCCTAGTCCCTCTAGAACCCTGGACTTTTGTATTCTTCTTCCCCAGTAGGAAATGGCAACTCCTGCATAGAAATATAAGTAGTCACTACAAAATTTCAAACACTATCATGGTAATACAATAATACTCTGGGGTCCCTAAGTCTTCACATGGAATGCAGCAGCGGCAAGTACATGGCTGATAAACACAGACTACTAGTATTTTACAGAGTCCCCACTTTTGAAATTAATCTGTGGACAAAAATCAGTAATTGAGTCCTGAGCTATCCAAAAGTACAATGCAAGCtatacatgtaatttaaaattcgCCAGTAGCCatgcttaaaaacaaacagatgaaattaactttaacaatgtattttttatttaactcaacatatccaaaatattatcatttgaaCAGGTAATGAATATAGAATTATTAATGAGCTTTTTTGgcactaagtctttgaaatctgcaGAAAATCTTACACTTGGATCACATCTCAATTCAAACCTTAAATGTTCATCGGAAATGATCTGTATTGAGATCTCAAAAACCTTGCAGTTCAAAATGTAGATGTATATGCCCTAGCATGTTTCCAAACATCCCTAAGTCTTCCAATAAGTGAACCAAGtattgtttttaaacattaaaaaggaaaaacccagcTCTTTACCCTAGCCATATTTCAGGTGGCTGATAGCCACACATGGCTCGTGGCTACCCTGATTATCACAGGTATAGAAGTCTGTCTCTCACCTGGATCCTCATAAGCCTGAACCAGAAGATGTCACCTCACTCACCTGCAAGTTCTTTTCCAGCAACCCCCAAGCGCCCAGATTATGCCATGCATTTTTCTGCCCTATTTCTAACCTTAAATTGTCACTACTTCAGTGATGATTTATAGCAGCCCTTCTCAAGACTAAGTAACTCTTTTAACTCAGAATGATACACCTTGATTCAGGGCCAGAAAGAGACATTTGAGATGGGAGAGGAAGTTAATATCCAAGGTaaaggagaggaagttaatatcCAAGGTAAAGGTGGAAAACCCTGACACCGTTACTTCTTTGTCCAGGATATTAGTCACCCTGCAAAAATTACAATCACTGTTTACAATGAGCCTCTCAACTTTCAGTCCAGCAGCTGTCACTGCACGCTGACTCTGCCTCCCGCAAATGTTCCCTCCAGTCTCTCCCAACAAGCTTTGGCCTCTTACCTCCACTTGGCAGAGAACATCCCAAGAGCCCCTTCGTAATCCACTCTGAGAGGTTCTCATTACTGTTGACATACCAAAACATACCAGCAACTCAGACAGTGAATCCCCAGCCATCCTATTCATCATTCATTGGTCTAGGTACCCAAGTCTGTCATGGGAAGCTCTTCTGAAATTCACCACAAGAACCGCCCCAGCCTTCCCAGAAGGAACCAGTCACAAAGTCACCAgtttccctcccttctcactCAAGTTCAGTGTCCTTCCTACAGCTCATTttaatgtttatcttttaaaggaGCCGGATTCCTAAGGTAGTTCTATTTTGAGCCTTCTTCCTGTTCCGAAGCTAAAGTTGGAAGGGCTTAGGTGGTGATGTCATGGAAGAGAGCCTGCCGGCTCTGACAGAGGGTCTTTGGCAACTCCGAGGATGCTTGGAGGGGAGAATGAAGTGCCACTTCTgacctctttcctccttcccttcacaGCACTAGCTAGCTACTCCCTAGCTAGTAAGGAAACAGGTTCAAATAAGCATGCAAACATATTTACGTATTTTACATGCTAACCGTCTCCTAAGTGAGAAGCCTGGGAAGGAGAAAAACACCTCACTCTAGAAAAAGGGGTGATGATttttctccacccctctccccaaaTATCTATCACAGGACGGGGGACAAGGAGGGTCGGAGGGACAGCTGGTAAGACAGCTGGTCAAATGTCTAGGTGGCTTGAAGAGGGCATGGGGCAGGAGACAACCCTGGATCCCTGCTAGGAAGCTTGAAGAGGGGCACGGGCAGGAGGTGGCCCTGGGTCCCTGCTAGGAAGCTTGAAGGGAGGCACGGGGCAGGAGGAGGGCCTGGGTCCCTTTTTCCCAGTGTTTTCTCCTCCTTTCTGGAACGGTCAGACTGGGGCTGGGTGTGCCGTCCGTTTGGGAGGCGAGTTTGGCTCTGGAAAACCAAGAGGGGCCAGGGTGGGGCCTGGGGAAGGGAAGCCAGATAAAAACCAGGCTGCTCAGGCCTGGTTCTGGGCTGAGATTAAGggaagaataaaaggggctgTGAGAGGAAAGCAGCTTCGATTACAAGACCAGGTGGAGAGCCCACTGGGCCGAAGGCAGTCACCTCTCTTCCCTTCGACCTCTGCCCAGCAGTTATGTGCGGGCCAATGGGGGTGGGggcaagggtgggggtggggcaggtccAGAAGGAGGGAAAATCCCAACACTTCTGCAGACCTCGACTTGCAAGGCGGCGGGGGGTGGCGTGCCGATGCAGTCAGCAGGTGAAAGCAGCACTTTTTTGGCCCAATCTGGGATGGGGGAGGGGCCTTAGTTAGGACCCCTGGGCAGGGGATTCCCTGGTTTCCCAGCTCACCTCTCTTTCCAAGCAGCAGTAAGCACAGGTGTGGCCTCTCTCCAGGACACAGCGGCTGGCGTGCGGATAGCCGAGCAAGAGGTGGCACCGCGAGGGAAGGACTCCTCACCCCGGGAGGACACAAGAAGCCCTGAGGGCGGTCACGTCCAGGAGCTGCGGGTCTCGGCCAAGTCCCTTCCCGCTTCCTGAAAACCGACCTGGCCCAGAATAAATTCCAGCAACGCTCCCCCTCCTCAATAACATTTCTAATAAAAGATACAGCCTCTCAtgcctaacaacaacaacaaaaaaaaccgcGCGCCTAGTTGACAGAAATAAACAGGTGAGCGGGACAGAAGCGGGAACAGACTGGGCACCGAGAGCTCCGAGGGGATTCTTCCTCCGCCCTCTCCCCGCACCCCTCCCCTCCGGCCCGGGAGACCCTGCGTGGCGGGTGCGAGCGAAGAATGCCCCTCGGACGGACCTTCTTCGCACGCCTCGCGCCCTTTCTCCTTCCTACCCTGCTCCGGCgccccagccccggccccgcAAAGAGCTCTCCGCACCCCGGGCCACCGCCGCCTGGGGGACTCCGCTCCCTCCTCCTCCGCTGCCGCCGCCTCCACGCAGACTCCTCCCGCCGGATCCTTCATGTAAACAACATCCAGTCTCTATTTACAGTCGCCGCCGGACAGCGGGGACCCGCGCCAGCCCGGGGACGAGGGCGGGGGTGGGGAAAGCTAGTGCGCAACACTCACACACGCACCGCCCCCCGCGCCACTGCCCCCAGGGCCGGAGTGGGGCGCCCGGGCTCCCCGCGCCTTCAGCCAAACCGCTCCGGCCCCGACACGCCAGCGAGCGCCCCACCAAACTGCGGAAATGCCCACGGGCGACGCCGCCCTCCCCATCCCGCAGGGAAAAAAAACACAttctaacaacaacaaacccaGCCAGGCGACACCCAGGCAGTCCGCCCCAAGCGCAAGGCCCGGGGCCCGCGCTGAGCCGCCGCCCCCGCGCCCCGCTGCCTACCCTAGCCGGCGACCTGAGCGCGGCCCCCGGGGCAGCAGAGGCGGGCGCCCAGCGCCGGGCAGCGACGCGCCCTCGgcccccgccccggccccgcccccgaCGGCTGCGTGAGCGCGTGCGCGCGCGCCGGGCCAGCCTCGGCGGGACGGCTCCGGGTGCCCGCACGGCTCCCCGCGACCCCGGCCGGCTCCGGCGCGCCGCGGGACGGGGCGGCGAGCGCAGCGACCAGAGCCCCACGGCGGGGTCGGGCGCGCGCGGACTCCCCGCACCAGCCGCCGCCCCAAACCCACCTGCGCCCCCGGGGGTCCCGAGCCCCCCTTCCTTTGTTCCTCCCGCTATTTGCATGAGGATTATCTAATGACGCAGCGAGGCTCGCCACAACGTGACCGTcgccatttttctgtttttattctatcTCTGCCATGTGataggaggggggaggtttgggaaagggagagagacggattaaaaaaaaaaaaaaacttccggGTCTCATGACcgggaagagagaaaaacaaaagggagaCGCGACGCCGCTGCGGGGGTGGGGGCGCGTGCGGGAGGGGCGCCCGGCGCTGACAGCGGGTCCTCCCGGGCCGGACTGCACCGCGCCCTCCGCGGCCTGGCAGCCCGGAGGCCCCCGCCCCGAGGCGGCAGTTCTGGGATCTGCTCCGCGGAGGCGCGTTGGTACAGCGGGGGCAGAAGAGTTTTAGGGCTCCCTGTTCCGAAGTTTTGAGCGCTTTGCTTCGCCGCCGCTGCGGGTGGCCACCGCGTGCGACACACCGGGCGATGAGCCCAGGTCCTTCCCGGTCCTGCGCTGGCTCTTCGGGGCGGGGACACACCTTGGCGTGACGTCCAGTTGGGGTTTGTTTTCTGAGGACCGACCGTTCATCGCGAGTGATTTATTTAGGACGAACGTCTGAAGAAGTGGAGATCCCGGGTGAGGGAGGATGGTTTTCCGAACAGTTGCATAGCCCCGGGCGGGGGCAGATTCGTGCCACACAGACCTTATTTACAATCAGAAGGCGTGATAGACGTGCTGTTCTTTTCCAAGTTCACGGTTGCTGAAAGAAAACCAAATTGAGGAACTCGGCCACGTTTTACAGGGAGACACggaattttgtaattttgtttactACTGTATTTCCTTAAGGCGCTTTCACTTTTGTTTCTCGCTCTGTTTCTTAATTGGGAGCAGAGGTGGACGTCACAGCAGAGCAGAGCTTCGAGGCCCGGAGGAGTGGTGGCTGCCCGGGTCTCAGGTGCGCTGGAGGCCGGTCGGCAGCGCCCCGCTCACCTGACGCTCCTGCTGGGGCCCAGGGCGGCGCGCGGGGCAGCGCTCGGTGTGCGGCCGAATCCTGTCCTGGAACTTGAAGGAGGAGAACACTCGCGAAGTCCGTCCCTTCTTTCTCCTGATTGGACCCGATAGATGTGTCTTCATTCAGATTTGGCTTCACCTTTCCGGGGAGAGTTTCTCAGGGCGCGTGACTACATGATTGTTGGGAAGTGTTTCCATGAAGCCTCACAGGAGTGGCCACTCTCCGCTTTCCCAGCCACTGTGTTATCTTCGTATTTATTTCATGGTGACTGTCACACCTGGACTACAGACCCTGACTGTATCTCCCCACTAGAGTGTAGCTGTCCTGTGGGTGAGCACAGGGGGGCCTTTTCCATGAA includes these proteins:
- the LOC128585388 gene encoding collagen alpha-2(V) chain-like isoform X2 — protein: MQIAGGTKEGGLGTPGGAGGFGAAAGAGSPRAPDPAVGLWSLRSPPRPAARRSRPGSRGAVRAPGAVPPRLARRARTRSRSRRGRGRGGGRGRVAARRWAPASAAPGAALRSPARVGSGARGRRLSAGPGPCAWGGLPGCRLAGIRREESAWRRRQRRRRERSPPGGGGPGKREGTWPRPAAPGRDRPQGFLCPPGVRSPSLAVPPLARLSARQPLCPGERPHLCLLLLGKRGELGNQGIPCPGVLTKAPPPSQIGPKKCCFHLLTASARHPPPPCKSRSAEVLGFSLLLDLPHPHPCPHPHWPAHNCWAEVEGKRGDCLRPSGLSTWSCNRSCFPLTAPFILPLISAQNQA
- the LOC128585388 gene encoding collagen alpha-3(IX) chain-like isoform X1; its protein translation is MQIAGGTKEGGLGTPGGAGGFGAAAGAGSPRAPDPAVGLWSLRSPPRPAARRSRPGSRGAVRAPGAVPPRLARRARTRSRSRRGRGRGGGRGRVAARRWAPASAAPGAALRSPARVGSGARGRRLSAGPGPCAWGGLPGCRLAGIRREESAWRRRQRRRRERSPPGGGGPGSVFRKREGTWPRPAAPGRDRPQGFLCPPGVRSPSLAVPPLARLSARQPLCPGERPHLCLLLLGKRGELGNQGIPCPGVLTKAPPPSQIGPKKCCFHLLTASARHPPPPCKSRSAEVLGFSLLLDLPHPHPCPHPHWPAHNCWAEVEGKRGDCLRPSGLSTWSCNRSCFPLTAPFILPLISAQNQA
- the LOC128585388 gene encoding translation initiation factor IF-2-like isoform X3; protein product: MQIAGGTKEGGLGTPGGAGGFGAAAGAGSPRAPDPAVGLWSLRSPPRPAARRSRPGSRGAVRAPGAVPPRLARRARTRSRSRRGRGRGGGRGRVAARRWAPASAAPGAALRSPARVGSGARGRRLSAGPGPCAWGGLPGCRLAGIRREESAWRRRQRRRRERSPPGGGGPGSVFRKREGTWPRPAAPGRDRPQGFLCPPGVRSPSLAVPPLARLSARQPLCPGERPHLCLLLLGKRDRSIFAEHLCTKAPTPSLSSPPEQKTSPHSQLKNLRRVPESHSWVELH